The proteins below come from a single Archangium lipolyticum genomic window:
- a CDS encoding ATPase, with translation MAEQRRPGATPPGFEPPEFQTDTSRTVTPRETPAASGPNVLASPPRPRASTGPNPAAPGGPSRPPAQGAPPERRPVGPSPFLERRNPSPEERRRIAQLPTEQLPPVPSEQRRPAPPVPNSGELPSVIVEPQPRRAAPPVPSIDLPSVPAEMRRASAPPVPTAELPPVPAELRRPAPGASGPPRMTGTQRRSAVADGGGAPQGSRFWPSQPRSLEETGLTATMVEELVLKAIFFAGEMRGMDIANRLKLPSSVIEDILEGLRRQKYIDIRGGGGSGVGKSTMIYQLTTFATDVLRQILDRNRYNGPAPISLQEWVDAVKKQTVRGNRITRQRMLDKFGDLIIRDYIFDGIGPAMNSGRAIFFYGPPGNGKTAICQGMVNCFDGDIFIPHAILIDDFVVRIYDSNLHKPVEEDDNSQPYDRRWVRCRRPLVVVGGELTLEMLDLVYSPEVKYYEAPFQMKAINGMLLIDDFGRQKVSPKDLLNRWIVPLESDIDMLTLHTGKKVQVPFDVFAAFSTNLEPSDLVDDAFLRRVRYKLEVQPPDEELFHQIFEVMCSKRGVPYDADMVQYLIDTHYKPVGRRFAACQPRDLLDQMIDMAHYRGMQPQLDQDLIDSAVRSYFVRFDKGK, from the coding sequence ATGGCCGAGCAGCGGAGGCCGGGGGCGACTCCCCCCGGATTCGAGCCCCCCGAGTTCCAGACCGATACGAGCCGCACCGTCACGCCCCGGGAGACCCCCGCGGCCTCCGGTCCGAACGTGCTGGCCTCTCCACCCCGGCCCCGGGCTTCCACCGGGCCCAACCCCGCGGCTCCCGGCGGTCCCTCCCGGCCCCCGGCCCAGGGCGCTCCCCCCGAGCGCCGTCCCGTCGGTCCCAGTCCCTTCCTCGAGCGCCGCAATCCCTCTCCCGAGGAGCGCCGCCGCATCGCCCAGCTCCCCACCGAGCAGCTGCCTCCCGTGCCCTCCGAGCAGCGCCGCCCGGCCCCGCCCGTTCCCAACAGTGGGGAACTGCCCTCCGTCATCGTCGAGCCGCAGCCTCGCCGCGCGGCTCCGCCCGTGCCGAGCATCGATCTGCCCTCCGTCCCCGCCGAGATGCGCCGCGCGTCGGCCCCGCCCGTTCCCACCGCGGAGCTGCCTCCCGTCCCCGCCGAGCTGCGCCGTCCCGCCCCCGGCGCCTCGGGCCCCCCCCGGATGACCGGCACCCAGCGCCGTTCCGCCGTCGCCGATGGAGGGGGCGCGCCCCAGGGCTCCCGCTTCTGGCCCTCCCAGCCCCGCTCGCTCGAGGAGACGGGCCTCACCGCCACCATGGTCGAGGAGCTCGTCCTCAAGGCCATCTTCTTCGCCGGCGAGATGCGGGGCATGGACATCGCCAACCGCCTCAAGCTGCCTTCCTCCGTCATCGAGGACATCCTCGAAGGGCTTCGTCGCCAGAAGTACATCGACATCCGCGGCGGCGGTGGCTCCGGCGTCGGCAAGTCCACGATGATCTACCAGCTCACCACGTTCGCCACCGACGTGCTGCGGCAGATCCTCGATCGCAACCGCTACAACGGCCCCGCTCCCATCTCCCTCCAGGAGTGGGTCGACGCCGTGAAGAAGCAGACCGTCCGCGGCAACCGCATCACCCGCCAGCGGATGCTGGACAAGTTCGGCGACCTCATCATCCGCGACTACATCTTCGATGGCATCGGCCCCGCCATGAACTCCGGCCGCGCCATCTTCTTCTACGGCCCCCCAGGCAACGGAAAGACGGCCATCTGCCAGGGCATGGTCAACTGCTTCGACGGGGACATCTTCATCCCCCACGCCATCCTCATCGACGACTTCGTCGTCCGCATCTACGACAGCAACCTCCACAAGCCCGTCGAGGAGGACGACAACTCCCAGCCCTATGACCGGCGCTGGGTCCGCTGCCGCAGGCCCCTCGTCGTCGTCGGCGGTGAGCTCACCCTCGAGATGCTCGACCTCGTGTACTCCCCAGAGGTCAAGTACTACGAGGCTCCCTTCCAGATGAAGGCCATCAACGGGATGCTCCTCATCGACGACTTCGGCCGTCAGAAGGTCTCCCCCAAGGACCTCCTCAACCGGTGGATCGTTCCCCTCGAGAGCGACATCGACATGCTCACGCTCCACACCGGCAAGAAGGTCCAGGTCCCCTTCGACGTCTTCGCCGCCTTCTCCACCAACCTCGAGCCCAGTGATCTCGTCGACGACGCCTTCCTCCGCCGCGTCCGCTACAAGCTCGAGGTCCAGCCCCCCGATGAGGAGCTGTTCCATCAGATCTTCGAGGTCATGTGCTCCAAGCGCGGCGTCCCCTACGACGCCGACATGGTCCAGTACCTCATCGACACCCATTACAAGCCCGTCGGCCGCCGCTTCGCCGCCTGCCAACCTCGTGACTTGCTCGATCAGATGATCGACATGGCCCACTACCGCGGCATGCAGCCCCAGCTGGACCAGGACCTCATCGATTCCGCCGTCCGGAGTTATTTCGTCCGGTTCGACAAGGGGAAGTGA
- the sitA5 gene encoding SitA5 family polymorphic toxin, with amino-acid sequence MRSNPAYSLLVLPRERRRSRVGALALMALVLLGACATGAPTGGRLAVNRDQPSALRESPERRDRSAVPRGDEDDNVARVFARLPTDFEPVRLGESEFKAALVTLVLGMPLRVATSAPVFPSRGLASGSVDSCGEAVPPDLARSYGLLCERRGTPGDCLTLLDDGPHLQSDDRRAIALALAVGPALEGLDAEVRAMLDPTRVLATVSIAITGYMALLLAPEPVSKGVAAAFTVLLWGYLGFEFFELIQAYAQLSEDAARASTFAELREAGERFGRVIGPNSVRILVLVGTAAVGETAALVSKAPKLPGFGQSLRAVEANTGLRLVDATTGIERIIVSVPEGTIRVVLASDVVAMAAQGGGGGRSTGTGGKLLLNGHRAWRSHSGITKALGSPGKGNRWHHIVEQHKENIKRFGPEAIHNTENVIPLEEGLHGDVSAFYSSIREGVTGSDKLTVRKWISTQPYEAQRQFGLEAIDKIRRGIWRVR; translated from the coding sequence ATGAGGAGCAATCCTGCCTACTCGTTACTGGTTCTCCCACGTGAGCGGCGGCGCTCGCGAGTAGGCGCGCTGGCCCTGATGGCGCTAGTGCTCCTTGGCGCGTGTGCCACGGGGGCTCCTACTGGCGGACGGCTGGCGGTGAACCGCGATCAACCGTCAGCGCTGCGAGAATCTCCGGAGCGGCGGGACCGATCAGCGGTGCCACGCGGCGACGAGGACGACAATGTCGCCCGTGTTTTCGCCAGGTTGCCCACGGACTTCGAGCCGGTACGGTTGGGGGAATCGGAGTTCAAGGCCGCGTTGGTGACACTGGTGCTCGGCATGCCGCTGCGTGTGGCCACCTCTGCCCCTGTGTTCCCGAGCCGAGGGCTGGCGTCGGGCTCTGTTGACTCGTGCGGAGAGGCGGTGCCGCCGGACCTGGCGCGGTCCTATGGGCTGCTTTGCGAGCGGCGTGGCACTCCGGGTGATTGTCTCACCCTGCTTGACGATGGGCCTCACCTGCAATCTGACGACAGGCGTGCCATTGCCTTGGCTCTAGCCGTGGGCCCAGCGTTGGAAGGCCTGGATGCGGAAGTGCGGGCCATGCTCGACCCCACACGGGTGCTGGCCACCGTGAGCATCGCCATCACGGGATACATGGCGCTCTTGCTGGCGCCCGAGCCCGTCTCGAAAGGTGTGGCCGCCGCGTTTACCGTGCTGTTGTGGGGCTATCTCGGGTTCGAGTTCTTCGAGCTGATCCAGGCCTATGCGCAGCTCTCCGAGGATGCAGCGCGGGCTTCCACCTTCGCTGAGCTGCGCGAAGCAGGTGAGCGGTTCGGCCGGGTCATTGGTCCCAACAGTGTGCGAATTCTCGTCCTGGTGGGGACCGCGGCGGTGGGCGAAACCGCGGCGCTCGTCTCCAAGGCCCCGAAGCTTCCGGGCTTTGGGCAATCCTTGCGTGCAGTAGAGGCCAACACGGGCTTGCGACTGGTGGATGCGACAACCGGTATCGAGCGGATCATCGTCTCCGTGCCCGAGGGGACAATCCGTGTCGTTCTGGCGTCTGACGTTGTAGCGATGGCTGCTCAGGGCGGGGGTGGTGGGCGTTCCACCGGGACTGGGGGCAAGCTCCTTCTCAATGGGCACAGGGCTTGGCGTTCTCACAGTGGTATCACGAAGGCGTTGGGCTCGCCGGGTAAGGGCAACCGGTGGCATCACATCGTCGAGCAGCACAAGGAAAACATCAAACGTTTTGGACCAGAGGCGATTCACAACACCGAGAATGTCATCCCTCTCGAAGAGGGATTGCACGGAGACGTGAGCGCCTTCTATTCGTCAATTCGCGAAGGAGTCACCGGCTCCGACAAATTGACGGTGCGGAAATGGATTTCCACTCAGCCATACGAGGCTCAGCGGCAGTTTGGGCTGGAAGCCATCGATAAAATCAGGAGAGGCATTTGGAGGGTCCGATGA
- a CDS encoding WbqC family protein, with the protein MSEHAGVLVAEQPHYLPWLDFYEQVARADTLLVLDNVQWLRRGWQRRARVALPPGAPLPAPTEPAFQWLTIPLEGAHRDTRISELAVDTGQPWTRKHLATLTMLYGKRPYFRSQVLPRLEGFYAEAEREGGPGSLLRTLLASMALFYEPLGLKPRVELASPLDRSHPDKTGRLVAYCTQLGMDTYYSAVGSLYLKPGPFREAGVKLLWQKFRYPAYDQGRKGERFVVGLSIVDVLSNVHVDEVRKWLEPSPWGPFAKSPLPLGEG; encoded by the coding sequence GTGAGCGAGCACGCGGGCGTCCTGGTCGCCGAGCAACCACACTACCTGCCGTGGCTGGACTTCTACGAGCAGGTGGCGAGAGCGGACACACTGCTGGTGCTGGACAACGTGCAGTGGCTGAGGAGGGGGTGGCAGCGGAGGGCACGAGTGGCCCTGCCACCGGGGGCTCCCCTGCCCGCTCCTACGGAGCCGGCGTTCCAGTGGCTGACGATTCCACTGGAGGGAGCGCACCGGGACACGAGGATCTCCGAGCTGGCGGTGGACACGGGACAACCGTGGACACGGAAGCACCTGGCGACGCTGACGATGCTGTACGGGAAGAGACCCTACTTCCGGAGCCAGGTGCTGCCGAGGCTGGAGGGCTTCTACGCGGAGGCGGAGAGGGAGGGGGGACCGGGCTCACTGCTGCGCACGCTGCTGGCGAGCATGGCGCTCTTCTACGAGCCGCTGGGGCTGAAGCCGCGAGTGGAGCTGGCCTCACCGTTGGACCGGTCGCACCCGGACAAGACGGGGAGACTGGTGGCGTACTGCACGCAACTGGGGATGGACACGTACTACTCGGCGGTGGGCTCGCTGTACCTGAAGCCGGGCCCGTTCCGGGAGGCGGGGGTGAAGCTGCTGTGGCAGAAGTTCCGCTACCCGGCGTACGACCAGGGCCGGAAGGGGGAGCGCTTCGTGGTGGGGCTGTCGATCGTGGACGTCCTGTCGAACGTCCACGTGGACGAGGTGCGCAAGTGGCTGGAGCCGTCCCCGTGGGGGCCCTTCGCGAAATCCCCTCTCCCTCTGGGAGAGGGTTAG
- a CDS encoding DUF2019 domain-containing protein, translated as MKTLDDLVEKFAYHTAEQTDAIFRGDARTGNRHAKQRVAAFKMLRAHGDVGRDALVRLFTHSRMDVRGMAAVYLLRHRTSEARAVLQEIANGEGLAAFEASEALKRWEEGTWALDPAEE; from the coding sequence ATGAAGACGTTGGACGATCTGGTGGAGAAGTTTGCCTACCACACAGCAGAACAGACAGATGCTATTTTCCGAGGGGATGCCAGAACTGGCAACAGGCACGCCAAACAGCGGGTCGCCGCGTTCAAGATGCTGCGTGCGCATGGGGACGTGGGGCGGGATGCACTCGTCAGATTGTTCACTCATTCGCGAATGGATGTGCGGGGAATGGCCGCCGTCTACCTGCTCCGTCATCGGACATCAGAGGCCAGGGCCGTCTTGCAAGAGATAGCAAACGGCGAAGGATTGGCGGCCTTTGAGGCATCAGAGGCCTTGAAGCGGTGGGAAGAGGGGACCTGGGCCTTGGATCCCGCCGAAGAGTGA
- a CDS encoding acyl-CoA dehydrogenase family protein, which produces MSFFQEPPRLGNQYDDDALLRSYLARVLPRDMRAGLENEFRELGELGGRYFYEFQQRDRLNEPALTQWDAWGHRVDHIEVSPLWKEAEALAARRGLVAVAYEQKNGELSRIHQFALNYLVQPSLDVYSCPLAMTDGAARTLLSLGNPELIDRALPHLTSRKPESFWTSGQWMTERTGGSDVGLTQTQARKSPEGWRLYGTKWFTSATTAQMALTLGRPEGNGPGGKGLAIFYVETRNPDGSLNGIQINRLKDKLGTRKVPTAELTLDGTLATPVAGLTDGIRNMAWMLNVTRTWNAMGAAWSMRRALALARDYASKRVQFGARLSEKPLHVDTLAGLEAEFHGGFLLAFRAAELLGKLEAKTATEEELLLQRLVTPLAKLTTGRQVVHVTSEAVESFGGAGYVEDTGVPRVLADAQVLSIWEGTTNVLSLDTLRAMAKGGALEALYTDAERRLGTAKDAGLRPCVAAAQDALEKARSWVMKAMENPAEVEAGARRFSLTLGRTYELALLVEHAQWCLDNGHGPRTLAAARRLMRNGVDQLADMDLDDSRLLVS; this is translated from the coding sequence ATGAGCTTCTTCCAGGAACCGCCGAGGCTTGGGAACCAGTATGACGATGACGCCCTGCTCCGGAGCTATCTCGCCCGGGTACTGCCGCGGGACATGCGGGCCGGGTTGGAGAACGAGTTCCGCGAGCTGGGCGAGCTGGGAGGCAGGTACTTCTACGAGTTCCAGCAGAGGGACCGGCTGAACGAGCCGGCGCTGACGCAATGGGACGCGTGGGGCCACCGGGTGGACCACATCGAGGTATCACCGCTGTGGAAGGAAGCGGAGGCGCTGGCGGCGAGACGGGGCCTGGTGGCGGTGGCCTACGAGCAGAAGAACGGCGAGCTCTCGCGCATCCACCAGTTCGCGCTGAACTACCTGGTGCAGCCGTCACTGGACGTCTACTCGTGCCCGCTGGCGATGACGGACGGGGCGGCGCGGACGCTGCTGTCGCTGGGGAACCCGGAGCTGATCGACCGCGCCCTGCCCCACCTGACGTCGAGGAAGCCCGAGTCGTTCTGGACGTCGGGACAGTGGATGACGGAGCGGACGGGCGGCTCGGACGTGGGGCTGACGCAGACGCAGGCACGGAAGTCGCCCGAGGGCTGGCGACTGTACGGGACGAAGTGGTTCACCTCGGCGACGACGGCGCAGATGGCGCTGACGCTGGGGAGGCCGGAGGGGAACGGACCCGGGGGCAAGGGGCTGGCGATCTTCTACGTGGAGACGCGGAATCCGGACGGGAGTCTGAATGGAATCCAGATCAACCGGCTGAAGGACAAGCTGGGAACGAGGAAGGTGCCGACGGCGGAGTTGACGCTGGACGGGACGCTGGCCACGCCGGTGGCGGGGCTGACGGACGGCATCCGGAACATGGCGTGGATGCTGAACGTGACGCGGACGTGGAACGCGATGGGCGCCGCGTGGAGCATGAGGAGGGCGCTGGCGCTGGCGAGGGACTACGCGAGCAAGCGGGTGCAGTTCGGAGCGCGGCTGTCGGAGAAGCCGCTGCACGTGGACACACTGGCGGGGCTGGAGGCGGAGTTCCACGGAGGCTTCCTGCTGGCGTTCCGGGCGGCGGAGCTGCTGGGGAAGCTGGAGGCGAAGACGGCGACGGAGGAGGAGCTGCTGTTGCAGCGGCTGGTGACGCCGTTGGCGAAGCTGACGACGGGACGGCAGGTGGTGCACGTAACGTCGGAGGCGGTGGAGAGCTTCGGCGGAGCGGGCTACGTGGAGGACACGGGGGTGCCGAGGGTGCTGGCGGACGCGCAGGTGCTGTCCATCTGGGAGGGGACGACGAACGTGCTCTCGCTGGACACGCTGAGGGCGATGGCGAAGGGGGGCGCGCTGGAGGCGCTGTACACGGACGCGGAGCGGAGGCTGGGCACGGCGAAGGACGCGGGCCTGCGGCCGTGCGTGGCGGCGGCGCAGGATGCGCTGGAGAAGGCGCGGTCGTGGGTGATGAAGGCGATGGAGAACCCGGCGGAGGTGGAGGCCGGAGCACGGCGGTTCTCCCTGACGCTCGGCCGAACCTACGAACTGGCACTGCTGGTGGAGCACGCGCAGTGGTGCCTGGACAACGGGCACGGCCCGAGGACCCTGGCGGCGGCGCGGCGGCTCATGCGCAACGGCGTGGACCAGCTCGCCGACATGGATTTGGACGACTCGCGGCTGCTCGTTTCGTAA
- a CDS encoding alpha/beta hydrolase produces MDRLLRRARRMLLMLLVTLVIGYVGLCVLVFLNQRHLLFPAPPGAREPELPGASLLRIPGPEGSTAYAFHMPAPEGAPTVVHFHGNGEQLADTEWLARRYQEAGLGFYAVEFPGYGLAAEQGPSEEGAYAAAETALAHLYRELGVPRERTVLQGQSLGSGVAVEMAKRGHGVRLVLITPYTSIVDMAAKVFPWLPVRLLARDRFDSASKAPGLKLPVLIVHGTRDEIIPTDMGRRMGTLFPNVTVRLVEGRRHNDILGLPETLHELTEFARDGVL; encoded by the coding sequence ATGGATCGTCTTCTTCGGAGAGCCAGGCGGATGCTGTTGATGCTGTTGGTGACGCTGGTCATCGGATACGTGGGCCTGTGCGTCCTGGTGTTCCTGAATCAGCGGCACCTGCTGTTCCCGGCGCCGCCAGGGGCCCGTGAACCGGAGCTGCCCGGGGCCTCGCTCCTGCGGATTCCCGGACCGGAGGGCTCGACGGCCTACGCCTTCCACATGCCCGCGCCCGAAGGAGCGCCCACCGTGGTGCACTTCCATGGCAATGGCGAGCAGCTCGCGGACACGGAGTGGCTGGCGCGGCGCTACCAGGAGGCGGGACTTGGCTTCTACGCGGTGGAGTTCCCGGGCTACGGGCTCGCAGCGGAGCAGGGGCCTTCCGAGGAGGGCGCCTACGCCGCGGCGGAGACCGCGTTGGCGCACCTGTACCGGGAACTGGGAGTGCCTCGGGAGCGCACGGTGCTCCAGGGACAGTCGCTCGGGTCGGGCGTGGCGGTCGAGATGGCGAAACGGGGTCACGGCGTGCGGCTGGTGCTCATCACGCCGTACACCTCGATCGTGGACATGGCGGCGAAGGTCTTCCCATGGCTGCCTGTGAGGCTGCTCGCGAGGGACCGGTTCGACAGTGCGTCCAAAGCCCCCGGGCTGAAGCTGCCGGTGCTCATCGTCCACGGGACTCGGGATGAGATCATCCCCACGGACATGGGGCGGCGGATGGGAACCCTGTTTCCGAACGTCACTGTGCGTCTCGTTGAAGGCAGGCGCCACAATGACATCCTCGGCCTGCCCGAGACTCTCCATGAGCTGACGGAGTTCGCTCGAGACGGAGTGCTGTAA
- a CDS encoding SPFH domain-containing protein, producing MSIRYMKAPPTTYVMQFKDGRVKREGPGLSFFYWAPTTTVVAVPLSSSDVPFVFNEVTQDFQAVTLQGQLTYRVADPKLLSGLLDYSIKPSGEYASEDPSKLEERLVQIAQVRARTVVQSMSLREVLVSAATIEGKVLAALRETEAVRMLGVEVQGFALLSTRPTPEMARALEAEAREALQRRADEAIYARRNAAVEQERRIKESEIATELSVEAGKRQIREAQIAADIAVEEQRASFMDRWSENERKAAEAKAYALEKTLAPVRTVDWKVLMAAAGGGSDPKLNIALAFREMAENAQKIGELNMSPDLLRSLLSNSSK from the coding sequence ATGTCCATCCGTTACATGAAGGCGCCGCCGACGACGTACGTGATGCAGTTCAAGGACGGCCGGGTGAAGCGGGAGGGACCCGGCCTCTCCTTCTTCTACTGGGCTCCCACCACCACCGTGGTGGCCGTGCCCCTGTCCAGCTCGGACGTGCCCTTCGTCTTCAACGAGGTGACCCAGGACTTCCAGGCCGTCACCCTCCAGGGGCAGCTCACCTACCGTGTCGCGGACCCCAAGCTGCTGTCCGGTCTGCTCGACTACTCGATCAAACCCTCGGGCGAGTACGCCTCCGAGGATCCCTCGAAGCTCGAGGAGCGGCTCGTCCAGATCGCCCAGGTGCGCGCCCGCACGGTGGTGCAGTCCATGTCCTTGCGTGAGGTCCTGGTGAGCGCGGCCACCATCGAGGGCAAGGTGCTCGCGGCGCTGCGCGAGACCGAGGCGGTGCGGATGCTCGGCGTGGAGGTGCAGGGCTTCGCGCTCCTCTCGACCCGCCCCACCCCGGAGATGGCACGGGCCCTCGAAGCCGAGGCGCGCGAGGCCCTGCAACGGCGCGCGGACGAGGCCATCTACGCCCGCCGCAACGCCGCCGTGGAGCAGGAGCGGCGCATCAAGGAGAGCGAGATCGCCACCGAGCTGTCCGTGGAGGCCGGCAAGCGGCAGATCCGCGAGGCGCAGATCGCCGCGGACATCGCCGTGGAGGAGCAGCGCGCCTCCTTCATGGACCGCTGGAGCGAGAACGAGCGCAAGGCCGCCGAGGCCAAGGCCTACGCGCTGGAGAAGACGCTCGCCCCAGTGCGGACTGTGGACTGGAAGGTGCTCATGGCCGCCGCCGGCGGCGGGAGCGATCCCAAGCTCAACATCGCCCTCGCCTTCCGCGAGATGGCGGAGAACGCGCAGAAAATCGGCGAGCTGAACATGTCCCCGGACCTGCTGCGCTCGCTGCTCTCGAATTCCTCCAAGTAG